In Cydia amplana chromosome 25, ilCydAmpl1.1, whole genome shotgun sequence, one genomic interval encodes:
- the LOC134659883 gene encoding protein slit-like translates to MRLRHLQRLDLSRNELTAISRRTFRGLSALKSLHLDGNQLKCIDEKALENLKSLEVLTLNNNNLTYLSLEPAAVARLHTLRLTDNPVVCDCRVARLASAVKSTGILGVGARCQAPATLRGALLTDLEAHELICSGPTTAMPGECSAEPRCPPPCRCTPEGTVDCREKLLSELPSTIPHRATEM, encoded by the exons ATGAGATTGAGGCATCTCCAGAGATT AGACCTAAGCCGCAATGAGCTGACGGCAATCAGTCGACGAACCTTCCGCGGTCTCTCGGCCCTCAAAAGTCTACATCTGGATGGAAACCAGCTCAAATGCATCGATGAAAAGGCCCTTGAGAACCTGAAGAGTCTGGAAGTACT AACCCTAAACAACAACAACTTGACGTACCTCTCGCTGGAGCCGGCGGCTGTCGCGCGACTACACACGCTGCGACTGACCGACAATCCGGTCGTGTGCGATTGTCGCGTGGCACGGCTGGCTAGCGCTGTGAAGAGTACCGGCATTTTGGGAGTTGGAGCAAG ATGTCAAGCCCCAGCCACATTAAGGGGAGCTCTTCTGACTGATCTGGAGGCGCACGAGTTGATATGTAGCG GACCCACAACTGCAATGCCCGGCGAGTGCTCCGCGGAGCCCCGCTGTCCCCCACCCTGTCGCTGCACACCCGAGGGTACAGTCGACTGCAGAGAGAAACTTCTGTCGGAACTGCCTTCCACCATCCCACATAGAGCTACAGAGATGTAA